The genomic window CCTGTCTTATTAAATATTGTACCAAATTCTATATTCCCAGCCGTTTGTGATGGTGATATGGATGGTGAATTTAGTGTTGAAATATCAGGAGGTGAAATGCCATACAGTGTTGTTTTAGATGATGAAGATGGTGTTTATACAACTGGAGCAGCAACACAAATAGAATTCGATTTTACAGGTTTAGAAGGTGGTGATCATATTGTTTTCGTACGTGATAACTTAGGTTGCGAAAGTGAATGGAATATTACATTCCCAGAATCTGTTCTTATAGATCCTCAACTTAACATTGAGTATGGTTGTGTTGATAATGCATCAAGTAACACCGTGACAATTTCTGTAGATGAAAGTATCACAGATACTTCAGATTTAGATTATTCTCTAGATGGAGGTGTATCATACCAAGCTAGTAATATTTTCTTAGATGTTCCTGCAGGATTAAATCACTATGTTAATGTTAGACATACCAATGGCTGTATTAAACGTACAGAGCTTTTTGATATTTCTGAAATTCTACCATTAGAATTGGCTATAGAAGCAGGAGGTTTAAATGAAATTGTTGCAACGGCAACAGGAGGAGTAGAGCCATATGAGTTTACATTAAACGGCGAATCGTACGGAAGTACTAGTGATTTTATATATTACGAGTCTAGAGATTATACTGTAACTGTAACCGATAGAAATGGTTGTATAGCAACTGCAACAATGTATTTTGAGTTTATTGATGTGTGTATAACTAATTATTTCACACCAAATGGCGATGGTGTTTTAGATGAGTGGGGCCCAGGTTGTACATCTATTTATAATGATTTAACTTTCGAGATTTTCGATAGATATGGTCGTGTTGTAGCTAAATTAAGAGCTGGACAAAAATGGAATGGTAAATATCATGGTAAAGAGTTACCTACTGGAGATTACTGGTATGTAGTGAAACTGAATGATAGTAGAAATAATAAAGAGTTTGTTGGACATTTTACACTTTATAGATAATGAAGAAGAGTCTGTTTATGTTTAACACTAAAAGAATTCAAATGAAAAAAATATTAGTATATCTGCTTCTTATGGTTATGGCAAATGCTTATAGTCAAGAACTTAATTTACCTGTTTTTACACAACATTTAGCAGAAAATGATTTTGTAATATCTCCAACCTATGCTGGAATTGGTGATAACTTGAGAATTAGAGCCAACGGTTTAACACAGTGGGTAGGTATAAAAGATGCACCAGATAATCAATCTATTTATGCCGATTTTAGAATAGCCGATCGCTCTGGTGTAGGTGTTTCATTTTACAATGATAGAAATGGCTATACTATTCAAACTGGTGCTAAATTTTCATTTGCACATCACCTTATTTTAGATTATTATTCTAAGCAATATTTATCTTTTGGTATTTCTTTAAATCTGAATAATTTCAGAATTGATATTGATCAATTTAACACAACTATTGAGAACCCATCTTTAGATCCCTTTATTACCGATAATAGAAAAACATCAAATCAGAATTTCGATGTTGGTGCGTTATATAGAAATCACGGCTTCTTTTTAAGTTTTAATGCTAATAATGTTCTAGCCAAAGAGCTTGAAGATTTTAGAGAACTAGAACCTAATTTACTTTTAAACTATCAAATATATTCGGGATACACTTTTAGTGGGCCTAAGAAAAGTGGTTTAGAATTTGAGCCTTCCATTTTTTATCAAATGTTTGCAAGTGATAAACGTTCGGCAACCGATATCAACTTAAAAATGCGTAAATTTAGTAGAAACGAAGATTACTATTGGGCAGGAATTTCTTATCGTTTTCTGAATGACCAGTTAATGAAACCATTAAACATTGGACCTATGGCGGGTTTTAAAAAATCGCAATTCTATTTTGGGTATTCTTATCAAATTACAATGAATGGCTTATCATCTTATAACTCAGGAACGCATGTAATAACTGTTGGGTTCGACTTCTTACAAGGTATTAGTAATTGCCCCTGTACGCAAAGTGCTGTGCATAAGTAATGCTTAAATTATTGCATTTAAAATAAAATGTTACATTACTTTTGCAACTTCAAAAAGTAATATTTTTTTAAATGGAATTACGAGTAAAACAGCGCATTGCTTTAAGCGTTTACTTTTTTTTATCTGGGATTTGTTTTGCAACTTGGGCATCACGAATTCCAACTATAAAAACTTTTTTTAATTTAAATGAAGCGGAACTAGGTACCATACTTATTGCTATGCCAGTAAGTTCCTTGATTGGTTTGCCTATTTCTGGCTGGCTAGTTTCTAAATTCGATAGTCGTATTCCATTAATATTTGCCTTTGTTTGTTTTTCAATATCATTGGCTATGATTGGTTTTGCAACAACCACATTAGGATTGATTTTGTCAATTTCTAGTTTTGCTTTTTGTTTACGAATTTTGAATATTTCGATTAACACACAATCCATTACCTTACAGAAAAAATTTGAAAAGCGGGTAGTAGGAGCTTTTCACGGACTTTGGAGCACAGGTGGCTTGTTTGGTGTGTTATATTCAACTATCATGGTTAAGTTTAAAGTGCCTATCCATATTCATTTATTAAGTATAGCCATTTTTGCAATATTTGTAGCTTTGGCAACCTATAGGTATACTTTAAAAAATGATAAAGCACCTTCTGGAAATAAATTAATAGTAAGCAAGCCTGATCCTTACATTATGTGTTTAGGGTTAATTGTGTTTTTTGCAGCCATTTGCGAAGGTGGTATGTTCGATTGGAGTGGTGTCTATTTTAAAGAAGTTTTAAAAGAAGATGTTTTTACGTATGGCTATTTAATGTTTATGACTACTATGGCGTTGTCTCGTTTCTTCTCAGATAAATTAGTGACAAGAATAGGTGTTTTAAAAACGTATATTTTAAGTAGTTCTTTAGTTGTTATCGGGATATCTATGGCAGTACTATTTCCTAAGTTTTGGACCGCATTATTTGGGTTCTTTTTAGTTGGTTTTGGTACGGCTGCCTTTTTTCCTGTAACGATGTCTTTAGCAGGAAACTCTAAAAAGTATTCGCCAGGTATGGCTATTTCAATTATAACGACTTACGCTATTATAGGTATGCTTATTGGGCCACCGCTAATAGGTTATCTGGCACATGCTTTTGGATTAAGAAATGCCTTTATACTTTTCATTGTTGTTGGTTTATCATTTATTCCTGTAGCTTTTGGTCTTTTTAAATTTGAAGAAAAAGAAGCTTAAAACTGTTTATAAAAAAAAGTCAAAAAGAGATTTAACCATCTTTTTGACTTTCTAAGGAATAAACTATTAAGTTTTTATTTTTCCATTACCTCTACTTCAAATAATTTATCCCAGTGCTTACCTGTAACAAATATGGTTTTAGTTTTTGGATTGTAAGCAATGCCGTTTAAAACATCTAAACCTTCGTGTTGGGTTACTAGTTTCTTTAATGGAGAAAAGTCGATTACACCTATTACTGCACCGTTTTTTGGGTTAATAATAGCTACACCATCTTTTTGGTAACGGTTAGCGAAAATGTTATCATCAATCCATTCCATTTCATTAATACCAATAATTTTACCTTTATTGGTAAACACTTGTATGTAGCCTTCTTCAACTAAAGTTTCAGGATTTAATAACCATATTTTTTCGGTACCATCGCTTTTATAAATCGATTTCTCATTATGTGTTAAACCCCAACCTTCTTTACTATTAGCGTATTTAAAGCTGTCTAATTTTTCGAATGTATTTACATCGTAAACAAAACCAGTTCCTTTTTGCCAAGTTAATTGATAAATTTTATCATTTAAAACTGTTAATCCTTCACCAAAAAACTCATCGGCTAAATTGATGTTTTTAAGAATTTCTCCTGTTTTATAGTCTACTTTTCTAAGTTTAGATTCTTTATTTTGGCCAGTGCTTTCATATAATGTATCATTATAAAACTCTAAACCTTGTGTATAAGATGTAATATCGTGTGGGTATTCGTTTAAAATTTTATAGGTGAATATTTTTGGTGATTCATCATTCAAAATAGTAACGGAAGTATTTATACTTTGTTTCTCACCATTATAATAAACTGTAGCTTCAATAGTTTGTTTACCTAATTTAAAATTGCTTAAAGCTGTATTATTTTCAATTCGCTTACCGTTTAAAGTATAGGAAACAGAATCAATTTTATGACTTTTTTTATTTTCTAAAGAAAGTTTTAAGGTCTTATTTACTGAAATATTCCCTTTTTCAGCGTTCGTTATAACGTTGAAATCATTTTTTTTTAGTCCGTTATTAGATCCGCAAGCAATAATTAGTGTGCTTAAAAATATGATTATTAAGTGTTTGAATGTTTTCATTTCGAGCTTTAAATTTTAAGCAAGATATTTATTTAAAATCAGTTAAAAAAAATATTGTGAATTTTTTAAAAGGTTGTATATTTGCACCCGGCAAGTCCTACACAACTAGCTCCTGTTGAATCCTCCAGGGCGGGAACGCAGCAAAGGTAAATGGTCGTAGCAGTGTGATGTAGGTAGCTTGCCTTTTTTTTTACAATAAACTGAAATCTTGAAAGCTTAGGCTTATCGAGATTTTTTAGTTTTATATTGTATCTTCTTTATAAAACAATTTTAATAATTTAAGTGGTATATTAAAATTCATTATTAATTTTACATTTTTAATTTTCATACAAAAAGCATGTCTAAAGTTGTATTAATCACAGGAGGTTCTTCGGGAATAGGTAAATCTATTGGCGAGTTTTTAAAAACTAACGGATTTATTGTTTACGGAACCAGTAGAAATCCGGAGAAATACAAGGGTAGTAAATTTCCTATTTTGGCTTTAGATGTAAAGGATAATCAAACTATTGAAGAAACAGTTGCTACAATAATTGCAAATGAAGGCAAGTTAGATGTGGTAATTAATAACGCTGGCGCGGGAATTACAGGTCCAATTGAAGAAATTCCAGATGTTGAAATCAAGAATAATTTCGATACTAATTTTTTCGGACCTATTAATGTAATAAAAGCCGTTTTGCCCCAAATGCGCGTACAAAATTCGGGTTTAATTATTAATGTAACATCTATTGCTGGTTATATGGGGTTACCGTATCGTGGTGTTTATAGTGCGAGTAAAGGCGCCTTAGAATTGATAACAGAAGCGTTTAGAATGGAGTTGAAAGATTTCAATATTAAAATGACTAATGTAGCACCTGGCGATTTTGCAACCAATATTGCTGCAGGACGCTATCATGCACCATTACTAGAAAATTCACCTTACAAAAAACCTTACGGTGAAACTTTAAGTTTAATGGACTCTCATGTTGATGGAGGAAGTGATCCTAATGAAATGGCAAAGGCTGTTTTTAGTATAATAAACTCCAAAAACCCTAAAATACATTATAAAGTTGGTGCGTTTATGCAGAAGTTTTCAATTGTCTTAAAACGAATTCTTCCAGATGCGGTCTATGAAAAAATGCTTATGAATCACTATAAGCTTTAGGCTAAATTATTTTTTGAGTAGGCCAAGAAGTTGATCTTCAAACTTGCTATAAAAAATATTAGTATTGCCGTTAGATATCGTTTTGTTTTTATTTATTATGAAGGTTTTAGTTACTGGATGAATAGCTAAAGCTTCCGATGCTAATTTTGGCGATTTAAAAAAGTATTCGTTTCCACTAACAAAGCCATTAGATTGTAATAGGCGTCTTGCTTTATTTACATTATAATTATCAATATTGATACTTATAAAAGTTACTTCTGGATATTTTGCTTTTAAACTTTTTAGTTTATGATGGCTGGTTTTAAAATGATCGTAATACATATTAGACCAAAACGTAATTACCGTTGGTCCTTTTACTATGTCACTAAGTTCTTGAGAGTTGTTTCTGTAATCTACAATATCAAGAGGCGGTAGCTTATTTCCTTTATCTAATTTACTAACAGCCTCGGCATAATTAATAATCATTTGTTTGCCTTTCTCATTTTCTGTTTTGGCTAAATAATTTTTAAGAATGGTATTTGTTTCTTTCGTATCATGACTTAACGAAAGAAATTTAACGGTGTAATGATAAAGTAATTCTTCTTTTAAACTTTTATCAGAAATTAAACTATCTATTTGTTTAAGTCGATCTAAGTTAAAACAAAGCGAACGACCTCTTTTAAAATCAAATTTATTACAATGTGCTAAGTGTTCGTTTAAAGCCAAATTACTTATGTTCGATTTTAAAAACCATTTATAAGTAACAAAGTCTCTTAATTTAGAATTATTGTAATCAATATCTTTTCTATAGGCATAAAAATCTTTAGGAAGCGTTTTATATATTTTTTCAATTTCAGTTCTATTGCTTCTAAAAGGATAAGTTTCTTTACTAGCGTAGTAGGAAAAATTGATATGTTCTAAAATTAAATTCTCAAAAGTTTTACTAACATCATTTTTCTTTTTAAATTTTTTAAATTTAGCAAGTTGTGCTTGTTTTATCGAGTCTAATTTAGCAGTAAACTTTTCTGGATCGAGTGCTTTAAATCTTCTAACGGCTTGTTCTGTCTTTTTGTTTTCTAAAAACTCATTTAACAAAAAGTTATTTTGTTTTGCACCACGGCCAGTGTAAACTAAAGATTCATCAAAATCGAATGTGTTTAATCTAAAAAGTAAACTGTCGTTAGGTTCAAGAATTATCATTTGATATTCACTACCATGTTTAAAAGTGTATAAACCTGGGTGCAAATTATTAATTTTATATATAAACCTATTTCTACCGTCAAGTTTTATAGTGTCAATAATTTTATTCCTACTTTCTAAAATAATGGTATTTTCAATAGGATTTACAATTTCCCCTCCAATATATGCAAAGCCATCACTCAGGTCGTGAGCGTTATTTTTACAGCCTGATATTAAAAGTGTAATTGATAATATTGAAAATAATATTCTCATATAAAGTCTTGGTTTTTGCAAAGTATCTACAGAACAAAAATATGCCTTGTTTTCATAATCTGCTGTTAATGCGTTGTTAAATGTTATTTAGACTAATAATGGATTAAAGCTTTAACACTGCAAAAATTAGAGCTTCTAAGTTTCTTCTTACCAATGTATTTTTTTACTTTTGCAAAAAAAATAAACAACCTTTTATGTTATCAGTTTCAAATCTTTCTGTTCAATTCGGAAAACGTATTCTATTTGATGAAGTAAGCACGACCTTTAATAATGGCAATTGCTATGGAATCATTGGTGCAAATGGATCTGGGAAATCTACATTTTTAAAGATTATCTCAGGTAAAATGGAGCCAACTTCTGGACATGTTTCCTTAGAGGCAGGTAAGCGTATGTCGGTTTTAGAGCAAAACCACAACCTTTATGATGAGAGTACGGTTTTAGAAACTATTTTAATGGGTAATAAACCATTATTTGATATTAAAACTGAAATTGATGCACTTTATGCTGATTATACAGACGAAAATGCTGAGAAAATAGGAGAACTTCAGGTTAGGTTTGAAGAAATGGATGGTTGGAATGCTGATAGTAATGCCGCTTCTATGTTATCTAACTTGGGTATTAAGGAAGAATTTCATTATACTTTAATGGCCGATTTGGATGGTAAACAAAAAGTGCGTGTATTATTAGCACAAGCTTTATTTGGAAATCCAGATGTACTAATTATGGATGAGCCTACCAATGATTTGGATTACGAAACAATTTCTTGGTTAGAAAACTTTTTGGCCAATTATGATAATTGTGTAATTGTTGTATCGCATGATAGACACTTTTTAGATGCCGTTTGTACGCATATTTCTGATATTGATTTCGGAAAAATTAACCATTATTCTGGTAACTATACTTTCTGGTACGAGTCGTCTCAATTAGCAGCTCGCCAACATGCACAACAAAACAAAAAGGCTGAAGAGAAAAAGAAAGAGTTAGAAGAATTTATTCGTCGTTTTTCTGCAAATGTTGCAAAAAGTAAACAAGCAACAAGTAGAAAAAAGATGATTGAAAAATTAAATATTGGAGATATTAGACGTACAAGTCGTCGTTATCCAGCTATTATTTTTGATCGCGATAGAGAAGCAGGCGATCAAATTTTAAATATAGAAGGTTTAACAGCTTCACTTGAAGGCGAAATGCTTTTTAAAAATATTGATTTAAACTTGGCAAAAGGAGATAAAGTGGTTGTGTTTTCTAGAGATTCTAGAGCAACAACGGCATTTTATCAAATTATAAATAATAATGAAAAAGCTGATTCTGGTGAGTTTGCTTGGGGTGTAACAACTACACAATCTTATTTACCTCTTGATAATAGTGAGTTTTTTGAAAATGATTTAAGTTTAGTAGATTGGCTACGTCAATGGGCTACAACCGAAGAAGAACGTGAAGAAGTACATATTCGTGGTTTTCTAGGTAAAATGATTTTTAGTGGAGAAGAAGCGCTTAAAAAATCGAATGTACTTTCGGGAGGAGAAAAAGTGCGTTGTATGCTTAGTAGAATGATGATGGTGCGTGCAAATGTGCTAATGCTTGATGAGCCAACAAATCATTTAGATCTGGAAAGTATTACAGCTTTTAACAATTCGCTTAAAAACTTTAAAGGTACTATGTTGTTTACAACACACGATCATGAGTTTGCGCAAACTGTTGGTAATAGAGTAGTGGAGTTAACTCCAAACGGTGTTATAGATCGTTACACCACTTTTGATGAATATATGCAAGACAAAAAAATAAAGGAATTACGTGATAAAATGTACACCGTAAAAGCTTAATATATTGCTTTAAATTTACTAAAGTATTTATTTAAATTTTTGCTTGGCAATTATACAATTTTAAAAAAAGGGTTATTGAAATTAGTTTTCAACAACCCTTTTTTATTTTGCTTGAAAACGATCTCTTTAAATATTTCAAGCTTATGGTAAAAAAAAAGGACTTCGCTAAAAGTCCTTTCATTGTGGTAGATCGTGCAGATTTTAATTTGTTGTACTTAAAATCAGTGTTTTTTTTGAGTTTAGTTTGTTTTGTTATAAAATAATAATTTTAAAAACTAACTAGTAAATTAATTAAGTATTAAGCATAATTCCTACGTATTGGTTTGCTATT from Algibacter sp. L1A34 includes these protein-coding regions:
- a CDS encoding ABC-F family ATP-binding cassette domain-containing protein, with the translated sequence MLSVSNLSVQFGKRILFDEVSTTFNNGNCYGIIGANGSGKSTFLKIISGKMEPTSGHVSLEAGKRMSVLEQNHNLYDESTVLETILMGNKPLFDIKTEIDALYADYTDENAEKIGELQVRFEEMDGWNADSNAASMLSNLGIKEEFHYTLMADLDGKQKVRVLLAQALFGNPDVLIMDEPTNDLDYETISWLENFLANYDNCVIVVSHDRHFLDAVCTHISDIDFGKINHYSGNYTFWYESSQLAARQHAQQNKKAEEKKKELEEFIRRFSANVAKSKQATSRKKMIEKLNIGDIRRTSRRYPAIIFDRDREAGDQILNIEGLTASLEGEMLFKNIDLNLAKGDKVVVFSRDSRATTAFYQIINNNEKADSGEFAWGVTTTQSYLPLDNSEFFENDLSLVDWLRQWATTEEEREEVHIRGFLGKMIFSGEEALKKSNVLSGGEKVRCMLSRMMMVRANVLMLDEPTNHLDLESITAFNNSLKNFKGTMLFTTHDHEFAQTVGNRVVELTPNGVIDRYTTFDEYMQDKKIKELRDKMYTVKA
- a CDS encoding SDR family oxidoreductase, whose amino-acid sequence is MSKVVLITGGSSGIGKSIGEFLKTNGFIVYGTSRNPEKYKGSKFPILALDVKDNQTIEETVATIIANEGKLDVVINNAGAGITGPIEEIPDVEIKNNFDTNFFGPINVIKAVLPQMRVQNSGLIINVTSIAGYMGLPYRGVYSASKGALELITEAFRMELKDFNIKMTNVAPGDFATNIAAGRYHAPLLENSPYKKPYGETLSLMDSHVDGGSDPNEMAKAVFSIINSKNPKIHYKVGAFMQKFSIVLKRILPDAVYEKMLMNHYKL
- a CDS encoding TlpA family protein disulfide reductase translates to MRILFSILSITLLISGCKNNAHDLSDGFAYIGGEIVNPIENTIILESRNKIIDTIKLDGRNRFIYKINNLHPGLYTFKHGSEYQMIILEPNDSLLFRLNTFDFDESLVYTGRGAKQNNFLLNEFLENKKTEQAVRRFKALDPEKFTAKLDSIKQAQLAKFKKFKKKNDVSKTFENLILEHINFSYYASKETYPFRSNRTEIEKIYKTLPKDFYAYRKDIDYNNSKLRDFVTYKWFLKSNISNLALNEHLAHCNKFDFKRGRSLCFNLDRLKQIDSLISDKSLKEELLYHYTVKFLSLSHDTKETNTILKNYLAKTENEKGKQMIINYAEAVSKLDKGNKLPPLDIVDYRNNSQELSDIVKGPTVITFWSNMYYDHFKTSHHKLKSLKAKYPEVTFISINIDNYNVNKARRLLQSNGFVSGNEYFFKSPKLASEALAIHPVTKTFIINKNKTISNGNTNIFYSKFEDQLLGLLKK
- a CDS encoding MFS transporter encodes the protein MELRVKQRIALSVYFFLSGICFATWASRIPTIKTFFNLNEAELGTILIAMPVSSLIGLPISGWLVSKFDSRIPLIFAFVCFSISLAMIGFATTTLGLILSISSFAFCLRILNISINTQSITLQKKFEKRVVGAFHGLWSTGGLFGVLYSTIMVKFKVPIHIHLLSIAIFAIFVALATYRYTLKNDKAPSGNKLIVSKPDPYIMCLGLIVFFAAICEGGMFDWSGVYFKEVLKEDVFTYGYLMFMTTMALSRFFSDKLVTRIGVLKTYILSSSLVVIGISMAVLFPKFWTALFGFFLVGFGTAAFFPVTMSLAGNSKKYSPGMAISIITTYAIIGMLIGPPLIGYLAHAFGLRNAFILFIVVGLSFIPVAFGLFKFEEKEA
- a CDS encoding type IX secretion system membrane protein PorP/SprF; the protein is MKKILVYLLLMVMANAYSQELNLPVFTQHLAENDFVISPTYAGIGDNLRIRANGLTQWVGIKDAPDNQSIYADFRIADRSGVGVSFYNDRNGYTIQTGAKFSFAHHLILDYYSKQYLSFGISLNLNNFRIDIDQFNTTIENPSLDPFITDNRKTSNQNFDVGALYRNHGFFLSFNANNVLAKELEDFRELEPNLLLNYQIYSGYTFSGPKKSGLEFEPSIFYQMFASDKRSATDINLKMRKFSRNEDYYWAGISYRFLNDQLMKPLNIGPMAGFKKSQFYFGYSYQITMNGLSSYNSGTHVITVGFDFLQGISNCPCTQSAVHK
- a CDS encoding glutaminyl-peptide cyclotransferase, which encodes MKTFKHLIIIFLSTLIIACGSNNGLKKNDFNVITNAEKGNISVNKTLKLSLENKKSHKIDSVSYTLNGKRIENNTALSNFKLGKQTIEATVYYNGEKQSINTSVTILNDESPKIFTYKILNEYPHDITSYTQGLEFYNDTLYESTGQNKESKLRKVDYKTGEILKNINLADEFFGEGLTVLNDKIYQLTWQKGTGFVYDVNTFEKLDSFKYANSKEGWGLTHNEKSIYKSDGTEKIWLLNPETLVEEGYIQVFTNKGKIIGINEMEWIDDNIFANRYQKDGVAIINPKNGAVIGVIDFSPLKKLVTQHEGLDVLNGIAYNPKTKTIFVTGKHWDKLFEVEVMEK